The Silene latifolia isolate original U9 population chromosome X, ASM4854445v1, whole genome shotgun sequence genome contains the following window.
ATCCTCTAGTGAATCTAATACCCCGCATATAGCGGTCACGAGGACCGATAGCATGTCTCACCGAATAATGCACTATTATGGATGCTATGATCCTTTGCAGTACCCACTACTGTTTCCCAGTGGTGAATGTGGGTGGGTCCAAGGTCTAAGGAAAGTCATGCCAAATTTAGATACTGAGAGGGCTAGCTCATCAGAGATTGAACCCTTAGAATTTCCGGAGACAGTTGAAAGTCTATTACAAAATGAAAAGAGGCGTATGTATACTCGCTAATATTATTTTAGGTATAGCATGTTATATCTATACATATTACATACGTAATTTCTGTACCTTTTATATGCACTTACGCTAATTTCATTATAACATATACGTTGCAGGTACAGGCACACGAAACACCTTAAAAGATAAGGTAATATCATGCAGACGATATTACAGTTACAAATTACAAATTCGACCGAGAAATATGCTGCTAAGAACCAGCCGCTGTTTCCAGCAATATGTGGTAGACATGTATGTGAAAATTGAAAACACGCGGCTTGATTATTTACGAAATAACCAAGAGACAATACAAGCTAATCTATACCAGGGAATTATAGACACAGTTAGCTCCAGTGAATGTTCAACTTCTAAGGTTGGAAAAAGGATCATTCTCCCTCCTATGCTAACTAGCTGGAAATAAAGGAACAGTTAGCACCAGGGGAAGAGTCGCAGAACCGGCCAGACGTTGTTGCTAGGGTTTTCAGGGCCAAACTAATGGCTCTAAAGAAACAAATTGTAGACAAGCAAATTTTTGGGGAACTCGCAGCTTATGTTTATGTGGTTGAATTTCAGAAGAGGGGGCTCCTGCATGTACACTTTTTGATTATTTTGAAGGACGGGCATCTACTTAAGTGCACAGCTGATTATGAAAAGTTTGTGTCGGCTGAAATACCAACTATGGATAATCCCTCTTTGCGTGCATCTGTGCTAAAGCACATGATGCACGGGCCTTGTGGTGAACTTAATATGGCATGTGCGTGCATGAACCATCCAAAAACGGTTGGGCGGTGCAAGTATGAATATCCAAAAGCGTTCACAACCTACACTACAACAAACACTGTAGGATATCCCGAGTACAGAAGGCGAAACACAGGTGAAGCAGCAGTTGTTCAGAAACACAAGCCTGACAATCGATGGGTCATTCCGTATAACTCATACCTATTAGCGCTCTTTGACTGCCATCTAAACGTTGAAGTATGATTTACAATGCACGCTGtgaaatatttatataaatatatttacAAGGGACATGACAGAATCTCATTCAGTGTTACGGATTGCGAGCAGCCCCAAGTAGTTGATCAGATAGCGCAATTCCAATCTGGGCGGTGGGTTTCACCATGTGAAGCAACCTGGCGAATATTCGGTTTCGACCTGTTTGAAACCCACCCACCAGTGATTCCCCTACAAGTATATCTGCCCAATATGCAGACCATTTGTTTGCAGCCAAATGAAAATATGGCAAACGTCCTGGCTGATGACAAGCATAGCCGTACTCCCCTTACAAAGTTCTTCCGGAAACGTTCAACTAAGGACTGCCCCAAATTGCTATACGGGGAATttatcgagcacttttgctgggACACTGGGACTAAGACTTGGGAAAAACGGAGGAACAAGGTTATTGTAATTGGCAGACTTATATTTGTAGCACCTACTGAAGGTGAGACGTATTTCCTGCGGCTACTATTGTTACACATAAGAGGGCCTACGTCATTTGGAGCTTTGCAAACAGTAGATGGGTACAAATGCGCGACGTTCTAGGAAGCAGCTATACGCCACCGGCTACTTGCGCAAGAAGATGCTGCTGAATTATGCATGGCCGAAGAGTGCACGGTACAGATGCATGTCGCATTGCGGCGTCTTTTTTCAACCCTCCTGATTTTTGCTCAGCCTAAAGACCCCACGCTCTTGTGGAATACGCACTACAGTACTCTGTCAGATGACTTCCGCTTCAAATTCCCAGGCCAACCCCAAAAGGTGAAGCAGCTTACAGCTAGATCTGTGGAGACGTATTTAGAGGCAATGGGCAAGTCATTGGAAAGTTTTGGGCTAGACCATCTAGACACGTCTAATGACTGTGAGATGCGACGAACAAGGGATATAATCGATGCACTAGATGCACCAGTTCCTGAGGAATGCAGAAAATGCAAGAGCCAACTAAATACAGCTCAGAAAGAGGCATTCGACGCTATTATGGAACATGTAAACGAATCCAAACCAGGAGCTTTTTTTGTGGATGGACCTGGTGGGATTGGGAAAACCTTTCTATACAATGCATTATACGCTGAAATCTGCCTCGTTGGAGACATTGTGTTGCCAACAGCAACGTCGGGTATTGCTGCATCCAACATTCCTTCAGGCCGAACTACGCATTCACGGTTCAGAATCCCTCTTGA
Protein-coding sequences here:
- the LOC141617184 gene encoding uncharacterized protein LOC141617184, which encodes MAEECTVQMHVALRRLFSTLLIFAQPKDPTLLWNTHYSTLSDDFRFKFPGQPQKVKQLTARSVETYLEAMGKSLESFGLDHLDTSNDCEMRRTRDIIDALDAPVPEECRKCKSQLNTAQKEAFDAIMEHVNESKPGAFFVDGPGGIGKTFLYNALYAEICLVGDIVLPTATSGIAASNIPSGRTTHSRFRIPLDSDMSIACDVPKQGTLVALIRAANLIIWDEASMAKKQNVESLDLLLRDLCDPDQLFGGKYLCLAETFARLCQSCLASHNERL